From one Lycium ferocissimum isolate CSIRO_LF1 chromosome 5, AGI_CSIRO_Lferr_CH_V1, whole genome shotgun sequence genomic stretch:
- the LOC132057107 gene encoding ultraviolet-B receptor UVR8-like isoform X3, translating to MSENGEKMEIENDEKKKNNKVLMWGYLPGVLSHKSPLTSPVAVTGIDVESWTDVCGGGCGFAMAISAGSGKLITWGSADDQGQSYLTSGKHGTPEPFPVPTEDPIVKAVAGWAHCVSVTEKNDVYTWGWKECVPSFKVVANFAAGGSVEVRKESSVITQQECPQSQGSKSSGGSVAHQDNKKPEETAKRRRTATAKQELESPPPADESLSAPPCIVELDPGVKITSVAAGGRHTLALSDVGQVWGWGYGGEGQLGLGSRIKIVASPHLIPCLDTSSHGLDRSLGSPQGSITTGSQTRKALGSYVKRIACGGRHSAVITDAGVLLTFGWGLYGQCGLGNTNDVLRPTCVSSLLNTRIEAVAGGLWHSVCLCDRGRVYTFGGNQFGQLGLGTGTDHAETSPRLVDASVLENKNAKVVSCGARHNAIMTEDSKVYSWGWNKYGQLGLGDTVDRNDPCEVPVDDCTPKNVACGWWHTLLLAESP from the exons ATGAGTGAAAATGGTGAGAAAATGGAGATAGAGAAtgatgaaaagaagaagaataataaGGTGTTAATGTGGGGATATCTTCCCGGAGTATTATCTCATAAGTCACCCTTAACATCTCCGGTCGCTGTTACCGGTATCGACGTTGAATCCTGGACAGACGTTTGTGGTGGTGGTTGTGGTTTCGCTATGGCTATTTCAG CAGGGTCTGGAAAACTTATCACGTGGGGTTCTGCAGATGATCAAGGCCAAAGTTACTTGACTTCAGGAAAACACGGG ACTCCAGAGCCATTTCCAGTTCCAACTGAGGATCCAATCGTGAAAGCTGTAGCTGGTTGGGCACATTGTGTATCTGTTACTG AAAAGAATGATGTGTACACATGGGGCTGGAAAGAATGTGTGCCTTCTTTCAAGGTTGTTGCAAATTTCGCTGCTGGAGGAAGTGTTGAAGTTAGGAAAGAAAGTTCAGTAATAACTCAGCAAG AGTGCCCTCAGTCTCAAGGCTCGAAGTCGAGTGGTGGTTCAGTCGCTCACCAAGATAATAAAAAACCTGAAGAAACTGCAAAGAGGAGAAGGACAGCGACGGCTAAACAAGAACTTGAGAGCCCACCACCTGCTGACGAATCTCTTTCTGCACCACCTTGTATCGTAGAACTGGATCCAGGGGTGAAGATAACCTCCGTTGCTGCAGGGGGGCGCCACACATTAGCATTGTCAG ATGTGGGACAGGTATGGGGTTGGGGCTATGGAGGTGAAGGACAGCTTGGCTTAGGCTCCAGGATTAAAATAGTGGCGTCTCCTCATCTTATACCTTGTCTGGATACTTCTTCACATGGACTGGACCGGAGTCTTGGGAGTCCTCAAGGAAGCATTACCACAGGGAGTCAGACGCGTAAAGCTTTGGGGAGCTACGTAAAGAGAATTGCTTGTGGTGGCCGGCATAGTGCAGTAATTACAG ATGCTGGGGTGCTGCTTACATTTGGCTGGGGATTGTATGGGCAG TGTGGATTAGGTAATACAAATGACGTGCTGAGGCCAACTTGTGTATCTTCTCTATTGAACACTAGAATAGAAGCCGTGGCAGGTGGATTATGGCATTCTGTGTGCTTATGTGATCGTGGCCGTGTCTATACTTTTGGGGGAAATCAGTTTGGCCAATTGGGTCTAGGCACAGGCACAGACCATGCAGAG ACATCACCTAGGCTTGTGGATGCCTCAGTACTGGAAAACAAGAATGCCAAGGTAGTGTCTTGTGGAGCTCGTCATAACGCCATAATGACAG AGGACAGCAAAGTGTATAGCTGGGGATGGAACAAGTATGGTCAA CTTGGCCTAGGTGATACGGTCGACCGTAACGATCCTTGTGAAGTGCCCGTCGATGATTGTACTCCGAAGAATGTAGCGTGTGGGTGGTGGCACACACTATTACTTGCTGAAAGTCCATGA
- the LOC132057107 gene encoding ultraviolet-B receptor UVR8-like isoform X1 — MSENGEKMEIENDEKKKNNKVLMWGYLPGVLSHKSPLTSPVAVTGIDVESWTDVCGGGCGFAMAISAGSGKLITWGSADDQGQSYLTSGKHGETPEPFPVPTEDPIVKAVAGWAHCVSVTEKNDVYTWGWKECVPSFKVVANFAAGGSVEVRKESSVITQQECPQSQGSKSSGGSVAHQDNKKPEETAKRRRTATAKQELESPPPADESLSAPPCIVELDPGVKITSVAAGGRHTLALSDVGQVWGWGYGGEGQLGLGSRIKIVASPHLIPCLDTSSHGLDRSLGSPQGSITTGSQTRKALGSYVKRIACGGRHSAVITDAGVLLTFGWGLYGQCGLGNTNDVLRPTCVSSLLNTRIEAVAGGLWHSVCLCDRGRVYTFGGNQFGQLGLGTGTDHAETSPRLVDASVLENKNAKVVSCGARHNAIMTEDSKVYSWGWNKYGQLGLGDTVDRNDPCEVPVDDCTPKNVACGWWHTLLLAESP, encoded by the exons ATGAGTGAAAATGGTGAGAAAATGGAGATAGAGAAtgatgaaaagaagaagaataataaGGTGTTAATGTGGGGATATCTTCCCGGAGTATTATCTCATAAGTCACCCTTAACATCTCCGGTCGCTGTTACCGGTATCGACGTTGAATCCTGGACAGACGTTTGTGGTGGTGGTTGTGGTTTCGCTATGGCTATTTCAG CAGGGTCTGGAAAACTTATCACGTGGGGTTCTGCAGATGATCAAGGCCAAAGTTACTTGACTTCAGGAAAACACGGG GAGACTCCAGAGCCATTTCCAGTTCCAACTGAGGATCCAATCGTGAAAGCTGTAGCTGGTTGGGCACATTGTGTATCTGTTACTG AAAAGAATGATGTGTACACATGGGGCTGGAAAGAATGTGTGCCTTCTTTCAAGGTTGTTGCAAATTTCGCTGCTGGAGGAAGTGTTGAAGTTAGGAAAGAAAGTTCAGTAATAACTCAGCAAG AGTGCCCTCAGTCTCAAGGCTCGAAGTCGAGTGGTGGTTCAGTCGCTCACCAAGATAATAAAAAACCTGAAGAAACTGCAAAGAGGAGAAGGACAGCGACGGCTAAACAAGAACTTGAGAGCCCACCACCTGCTGACGAATCTCTTTCTGCACCACCTTGTATCGTAGAACTGGATCCAGGGGTGAAGATAACCTCCGTTGCTGCAGGGGGGCGCCACACATTAGCATTGTCAG ATGTGGGACAGGTATGGGGTTGGGGCTATGGAGGTGAAGGACAGCTTGGCTTAGGCTCCAGGATTAAAATAGTGGCGTCTCCTCATCTTATACCTTGTCTGGATACTTCTTCACATGGACTGGACCGGAGTCTTGGGAGTCCTCAAGGAAGCATTACCACAGGGAGTCAGACGCGTAAAGCTTTGGGGAGCTACGTAAAGAGAATTGCTTGTGGTGGCCGGCATAGTGCAGTAATTACAG ATGCTGGGGTGCTGCTTACATTTGGCTGGGGATTGTATGGGCAG TGTGGATTAGGTAATACAAATGACGTGCTGAGGCCAACTTGTGTATCTTCTCTATTGAACACTAGAATAGAAGCCGTGGCAGGTGGATTATGGCATTCTGTGTGCTTATGTGATCGTGGCCGTGTCTATACTTTTGGGGGAAATCAGTTTGGCCAATTGGGTCTAGGCACAGGCACAGACCATGCAGAG ACATCACCTAGGCTTGTGGATGCCTCAGTACTGGAAAACAAGAATGCCAAGGTAGTGTCTTGTGGAGCTCGTCATAACGCCATAATGACAG AGGACAGCAAAGTGTATAGCTGGGGATGGAACAAGTATGGTCAA CTTGGCCTAGGTGATACGGTCGACCGTAACGATCCTTGTGAAGTGCCCGTCGATGATTGTACTCCGAAGAATGTAGCGTGTGGGTGGTGGCACACACTATTACTTGCTGAAAGTCCATGA
- the LOC132057107 gene encoding ultraviolet-B receptor UVR8-like isoform X4, which produces MSENGEKMEIENDEKKKNNKVLMWGYLPGVLSHKSPLTSPVAVTGIDVESWTDVCGGGCGFAMAISGSGKLITWGSADDQGQSYLTSGKHGTPEPFPVPTEDPIVKAVAGWAHCVSVTEKNDVYTWGWKECVPSFKVVANFAAGGSVEVRKESSVITQQECPQSQGSKSSGGSVAHQDNKKPEETAKRRRTATAKQELESPPPADESLSAPPCIVELDPGVKITSVAAGGRHTLALSDVGQVWGWGYGGEGQLGLGSRIKIVASPHLIPCLDTSSHGLDRSLGSPQGSITTGSQTRKALGSYVKRIACGGRHSAVITDAGVLLTFGWGLYGQCGLGNTNDVLRPTCVSSLLNTRIEAVAGGLWHSVCLCDRGRVYTFGGNQFGQLGLGTGTDHAETSPRLVDASVLENKNAKVVSCGARHNAIMTEDSKVYSWGWNKYGQLGLGDTVDRNDPCEVPVDDCTPKNVACGWWHTLLLAESP; this is translated from the exons ATGAGTGAAAATGGTGAGAAAATGGAGATAGAGAAtgatgaaaagaagaagaataataaGGTGTTAATGTGGGGATATCTTCCCGGAGTATTATCTCATAAGTCACCCTTAACATCTCCGGTCGCTGTTACCGGTATCGACGTTGAATCCTGGACAGACGTTTGTGGTGGTGGTTGTGGTTTCGCTATGGCTATTTCAG GGTCTGGAAAACTTATCACGTGGGGTTCTGCAGATGATCAAGGCCAAAGTTACTTGACTTCAGGAAAACACGGG ACTCCAGAGCCATTTCCAGTTCCAACTGAGGATCCAATCGTGAAAGCTGTAGCTGGTTGGGCACATTGTGTATCTGTTACTG AAAAGAATGATGTGTACACATGGGGCTGGAAAGAATGTGTGCCTTCTTTCAAGGTTGTTGCAAATTTCGCTGCTGGAGGAAGTGTTGAAGTTAGGAAAGAAAGTTCAGTAATAACTCAGCAAG AGTGCCCTCAGTCTCAAGGCTCGAAGTCGAGTGGTGGTTCAGTCGCTCACCAAGATAATAAAAAACCTGAAGAAACTGCAAAGAGGAGAAGGACAGCGACGGCTAAACAAGAACTTGAGAGCCCACCACCTGCTGACGAATCTCTTTCTGCACCACCTTGTATCGTAGAACTGGATCCAGGGGTGAAGATAACCTCCGTTGCTGCAGGGGGGCGCCACACATTAGCATTGTCAG ATGTGGGACAGGTATGGGGTTGGGGCTATGGAGGTGAAGGACAGCTTGGCTTAGGCTCCAGGATTAAAATAGTGGCGTCTCCTCATCTTATACCTTGTCTGGATACTTCTTCACATGGACTGGACCGGAGTCTTGGGAGTCCTCAAGGAAGCATTACCACAGGGAGTCAGACGCGTAAAGCTTTGGGGAGCTACGTAAAGAGAATTGCTTGTGGTGGCCGGCATAGTGCAGTAATTACAG ATGCTGGGGTGCTGCTTACATTTGGCTGGGGATTGTATGGGCAG TGTGGATTAGGTAATACAAATGACGTGCTGAGGCCAACTTGTGTATCTTCTCTATTGAACACTAGAATAGAAGCCGTGGCAGGTGGATTATGGCATTCTGTGTGCTTATGTGATCGTGGCCGTGTCTATACTTTTGGGGGAAATCAGTTTGGCCAATTGGGTCTAGGCACAGGCACAGACCATGCAGAG ACATCACCTAGGCTTGTGGATGCCTCAGTACTGGAAAACAAGAATGCCAAGGTAGTGTCTTGTGGAGCTCGTCATAACGCCATAATGACAG AGGACAGCAAAGTGTATAGCTGGGGATGGAACAAGTATGGTCAA CTTGGCCTAGGTGATACGGTCGACCGTAACGATCCTTGTGAAGTGCCCGTCGATGATTGTACTCCGAAGAATGTAGCGTGTGGGTGGTGGCACACACTATTACTTGCTGAAAGTCCATGA
- the LOC132057107 gene encoding ultraviolet-B receptor UVR8-like isoform X2, with product MSENGEKMEIENDEKKKNNKVLMWGYLPGVLSHKSPLTSPVAVTGIDVESWTDVCGGGCGFAMAISGSGKLITWGSADDQGQSYLTSGKHGETPEPFPVPTEDPIVKAVAGWAHCVSVTEKNDVYTWGWKECVPSFKVVANFAAGGSVEVRKESSVITQQECPQSQGSKSSGGSVAHQDNKKPEETAKRRRTATAKQELESPPPADESLSAPPCIVELDPGVKITSVAAGGRHTLALSDVGQVWGWGYGGEGQLGLGSRIKIVASPHLIPCLDTSSHGLDRSLGSPQGSITTGSQTRKALGSYVKRIACGGRHSAVITDAGVLLTFGWGLYGQCGLGNTNDVLRPTCVSSLLNTRIEAVAGGLWHSVCLCDRGRVYTFGGNQFGQLGLGTGTDHAETSPRLVDASVLENKNAKVVSCGARHNAIMTEDSKVYSWGWNKYGQLGLGDTVDRNDPCEVPVDDCTPKNVACGWWHTLLLAESP from the exons ATGAGTGAAAATGGTGAGAAAATGGAGATAGAGAAtgatgaaaagaagaagaataataaGGTGTTAATGTGGGGATATCTTCCCGGAGTATTATCTCATAAGTCACCCTTAACATCTCCGGTCGCTGTTACCGGTATCGACGTTGAATCCTGGACAGACGTTTGTGGTGGTGGTTGTGGTTTCGCTATGGCTATTTCAG GGTCTGGAAAACTTATCACGTGGGGTTCTGCAGATGATCAAGGCCAAAGTTACTTGACTTCAGGAAAACACGGG GAGACTCCAGAGCCATTTCCAGTTCCAACTGAGGATCCAATCGTGAAAGCTGTAGCTGGTTGGGCACATTGTGTATCTGTTACTG AAAAGAATGATGTGTACACATGGGGCTGGAAAGAATGTGTGCCTTCTTTCAAGGTTGTTGCAAATTTCGCTGCTGGAGGAAGTGTTGAAGTTAGGAAAGAAAGTTCAGTAATAACTCAGCAAG AGTGCCCTCAGTCTCAAGGCTCGAAGTCGAGTGGTGGTTCAGTCGCTCACCAAGATAATAAAAAACCTGAAGAAACTGCAAAGAGGAGAAGGACAGCGACGGCTAAACAAGAACTTGAGAGCCCACCACCTGCTGACGAATCTCTTTCTGCACCACCTTGTATCGTAGAACTGGATCCAGGGGTGAAGATAACCTCCGTTGCTGCAGGGGGGCGCCACACATTAGCATTGTCAG ATGTGGGACAGGTATGGGGTTGGGGCTATGGAGGTGAAGGACAGCTTGGCTTAGGCTCCAGGATTAAAATAGTGGCGTCTCCTCATCTTATACCTTGTCTGGATACTTCTTCACATGGACTGGACCGGAGTCTTGGGAGTCCTCAAGGAAGCATTACCACAGGGAGTCAGACGCGTAAAGCTTTGGGGAGCTACGTAAAGAGAATTGCTTGTGGTGGCCGGCATAGTGCAGTAATTACAG ATGCTGGGGTGCTGCTTACATTTGGCTGGGGATTGTATGGGCAG TGTGGATTAGGTAATACAAATGACGTGCTGAGGCCAACTTGTGTATCTTCTCTATTGAACACTAGAATAGAAGCCGTGGCAGGTGGATTATGGCATTCTGTGTGCTTATGTGATCGTGGCCGTGTCTATACTTTTGGGGGAAATCAGTTTGGCCAATTGGGTCTAGGCACAGGCACAGACCATGCAGAG ACATCACCTAGGCTTGTGGATGCCTCAGTACTGGAAAACAAGAATGCCAAGGTAGTGTCTTGTGGAGCTCGTCATAACGCCATAATGACAG AGGACAGCAAAGTGTATAGCTGGGGATGGAACAAGTATGGTCAA CTTGGCCTAGGTGATACGGTCGACCGTAACGATCCTTGTGAAGTGCCCGTCGATGATTGTACTCCGAAGAATGTAGCGTGTGGGTGGTGGCACACACTATTACTTGCTGAAAGTCCATGA
- the LOC132057107 gene encoding ultraviolet-B receptor UVR8-like isoform X8: protein MSENGEKMEIENDEKKKNNKVLMWGYLPGVLSHKSPLTSPVAVTGIDVESWTDVCGGGCGFAMAISAGSGKLITWGSADDQGQSYLTSGKHGETPEPFPVPTEDPIVKAVAGWAHCVSVTEKNDVYTWGWKECVPSFKVVANFAAGGSVEVRKESSVITQQECPQSQGSKSSGGSVAHQDNKKPEETAKRRRTATAKQELESPPPADESLSAPPCIVELDPGVKITSVAAGGRHTLALSDVGQVWGWGYGGEGQLGLGSRIKIVASPHLIPCLDTSSHGLDRSLGSPQGSITTGSQTRKALGSYVKRIACGGRHSAVITDAGVLLTFGWGLYGQTSPRLVDASVLENKNAKVVSCGARHNAIMTEDSKVYSWGWNKYGQLGLGDTVDRNDPCEVPVDDCTPKNVACGWWHTLLLAESP from the exons ATGAGTGAAAATGGTGAGAAAATGGAGATAGAGAAtgatgaaaagaagaagaataataaGGTGTTAATGTGGGGATATCTTCCCGGAGTATTATCTCATAAGTCACCCTTAACATCTCCGGTCGCTGTTACCGGTATCGACGTTGAATCCTGGACAGACGTTTGTGGTGGTGGTTGTGGTTTCGCTATGGCTATTTCAG CAGGGTCTGGAAAACTTATCACGTGGGGTTCTGCAGATGATCAAGGCCAAAGTTACTTGACTTCAGGAAAACACGGG GAGACTCCAGAGCCATTTCCAGTTCCAACTGAGGATCCAATCGTGAAAGCTGTAGCTGGTTGGGCACATTGTGTATCTGTTACTG AAAAGAATGATGTGTACACATGGGGCTGGAAAGAATGTGTGCCTTCTTTCAAGGTTGTTGCAAATTTCGCTGCTGGAGGAAGTGTTGAAGTTAGGAAAGAAAGTTCAGTAATAACTCAGCAAG AGTGCCCTCAGTCTCAAGGCTCGAAGTCGAGTGGTGGTTCAGTCGCTCACCAAGATAATAAAAAACCTGAAGAAACTGCAAAGAGGAGAAGGACAGCGACGGCTAAACAAGAACTTGAGAGCCCACCACCTGCTGACGAATCTCTTTCTGCACCACCTTGTATCGTAGAACTGGATCCAGGGGTGAAGATAACCTCCGTTGCTGCAGGGGGGCGCCACACATTAGCATTGTCAG ATGTGGGACAGGTATGGGGTTGGGGCTATGGAGGTGAAGGACAGCTTGGCTTAGGCTCCAGGATTAAAATAGTGGCGTCTCCTCATCTTATACCTTGTCTGGATACTTCTTCACATGGACTGGACCGGAGTCTTGGGAGTCCTCAAGGAAGCATTACCACAGGGAGTCAGACGCGTAAAGCTTTGGGGAGCTACGTAAAGAGAATTGCTTGTGGTGGCCGGCATAGTGCAGTAATTACAG ATGCTGGGGTGCTGCTTACATTTGGCTGGGGATTGTATGGGCAG ACATCACCTAGGCTTGTGGATGCCTCAGTACTGGAAAACAAGAATGCCAAGGTAGTGTCTTGTGGAGCTCGTCATAACGCCATAATGACAG AGGACAGCAAAGTGTATAGCTGGGGATGGAACAAGTATGGTCAA CTTGGCCTAGGTGATACGGTCGACCGTAACGATCCTTGTGAAGTGCCCGTCGATGATTGTACTCCGAAGAATGTAGCGTGTGGGTGGTGGCACACACTATTACTTGCTGAAAGTCCATGA
- the LOC132057107 gene encoding ultraviolet-B receptor UVR8-like isoform X5 has translation MDVVINSDAWEQRQNLYDLKASAGSGKLITWGSADDQGQSYLTSGKHGETPEPFPVPTEDPIVKAVAGWAHCVSVTEKNDVYTWGWKECVPSFKVVANFAAGGSVEVRKESSVITQQECPQSQGSKSSGGSVAHQDNKKPEETAKRRRTATAKQELESPPPADESLSAPPCIVELDPGVKITSVAAGGRHTLALSDVGQVWGWGYGGEGQLGLGSRIKIVASPHLIPCLDTSSHGLDRSLGSPQGSITTGSQTRKALGSYVKRIACGGRHSAVITDAGVLLTFGWGLYGQCGLGNTNDVLRPTCVSSLLNTRIEAVAGGLWHSVCLCDRGRVYTFGGNQFGQLGLGTGTDHAETSPRLVDASVLENKNAKVVSCGARHNAIMTEDSKVYSWGWNKYGQLGLGDTVDRNDPCEVPVDDCTPKNVACGWWHTLLLAESP, from the exons ATGGATGTGGTGATCAACTCTGATGCTTGGGAACAACGTCAGAATCTGTATGACCTAAAAGCCTCGG CAGGGTCTGGAAAACTTATCACGTGGGGTTCTGCAGATGATCAAGGCCAAAGTTACTTGACTTCAGGAAAACACGGG GAGACTCCAGAGCCATTTCCAGTTCCAACTGAGGATCCAATCGTGAAAGCTGTAGCTGGTTGGGCACATTGTGTATCTGTTACTG AAAAGAATGATGTGTACACATGGGGCTGGAAAGAATGTGTGCCTTCTTTCAAGGTTGTTGCAAATTTCGCTGCTGGAGGAAGTGTTGAAGTTAGGAAAGAAAGTTCAGTAATAACTCAGCAAG AGTGCCCTCAGTCTCAAGGCTCGAAGTCGAGTGGTGGTTCAGTCGCTCACCAAGATAATAAAAAACCTGAAGAAACTGCAAAGAGGAGAAGGACAGCGACGGCTAAACAAGAACTTGAGAGCCCACCACCTGCTGACGAATCTCTTTCTGCACCACCTTGTATCGTAGAACTGGATCCAGGGGTGAAGATAACCTCCGTTGCTGCAGGGGGGCGCCACACATTAGCATTGTCAG ATGTGGGACAGGTATGGGGTTGGGGCTATGGAGGTGAAGGACAGCTTGGCTTAGGCTCCAGGATTAAAATAGTGGCGTCTCCTCATCTTATACCTTGTCTGGATACTTCTTCACATGGACTGGACCGGAGTCTTGGGAGTCCTCAAGGAAGCATTACCACAGGGAGTCAGACGCGTAAAGCTTTGGGGAGCTACGTAAAGAGAATTGCTTGTGGTGGCCGGCATAGTGCAGTAATTACAG ATGCTGGGGTGCTGCTTACATTTGGCTGGGGATTGTATGGGCAG TGTGGATTAGGTAATACAAATGACGTGCTGAGGCCAACTTGTGTATCTTCTCTATTGAACACTAGAATAGAAGCCGTGGCAGGTGGATTATGGCATTCTGTGTGCTTATGTGATCGTGGCCGTGTCTATACTTTTGGGGGAAATCAGTTTGGCCAATTGGGTCTAGGCACAGGCACAGACCATGCAGAG ACATCACCTAGGCTTGTGGATGCCTCAGTACTGGAAAACAAGAATGCCAAGGTAGTGTCTTGTGGAGCTCGTCATAACGCCATAATGACAG AGGACAGCAAAGTGTATAGCTGGGGATGGAACAAGTATGGTCAA CTTGGCCTAGGTGATACGGTCGACCGTAACGATCCTTGTGAAGTGCCCGTCGATGATTGTACTCCGAAGAATGTAGCGTGTGGGTGGTGGCACACACTATTACTTGCTGAAAGTCCATGA
- the LOC132057107 gene encoding ultraviolet-B receptor UVR8-like isoform X6: protein MDVVINSDAWEQRQNLYDLKASAGSGKLITWGSADDQGQSYLTSGKHGTPEPFPVPTEDPIVKAVAGWAHCVSVTEKNDVYTWGWKECVPSFKVVANFAAGGSVEVRKESSVITQQECPQSQGSKSSGGSVAHQDNKKPEETAKRRRTATAKQELESPPPADESLSAPPCIVELDPGVKITSVAAGGRHTLALSDVGQVWGWGYGGEGQLGLGSRIKIVASPHLIPCLDTSSHGLDRSLGSPQGSITTGSQTRKALGSYVKRIACGGRHSAVITDAGVLLTFGWGLYGQCGLGNTNDVLRPTCVSSLLNTRIEAVAGGLWHSVCLCDRGRVYTFGGNQFGQLGLGTGTDHAETSPRLVDASVLENKNAKVVSCGARHNAIMTEDSKVYSWGWNKYGQLGLGDTVDRNDPCEVPVDDCTPKNVACGWWHTLLLAESP, encoded by the exons ATGGATGTGGTGATCAACTCTGATGCTTGGGAACAACGTCAGAATCTGTATGACCTAAAAGCCTCGG CAGGGTCTGGAAAACTTATCACGTGGGGTTCTGCAGATGATCAAGGCCAAAGTTACTTGACTTCAGGAAAACACGGG ACTCCAGAGCCATTTCCAGTTCCAACTGAGGATCCAATCGTGAAAGCTGTAGCTGGTTGGGCACATTGTGTATCTGTTACTG AAAAGAATGATGTGTACACATGGGGCTGGAAAGAATGTGTGCCTTCTTTCAAGGTTGTTGCAAATTTCGCTGCTGGAGGAAGTGTTGAAGTTAGGAAAGAAAGTTCAGTAATAACTCAGCAAG AGTGCCCTCAGTCTCAAGGCTCGAAGTCGAGTGGTGGTTCAGTCGCTCACCAAGATAATAAAAAACCTGAAGAAACTGCAAAGAGGAGAAGGACAGCGACGGCTAAACAAGAACTTGAGAGCCCACCACCTGCTGACGAATCTCTTTCTGCACCACCTTGTATCGTAGAACTGGATCCAGGGGTGAAGATAACCTCCGTTGCTGCAGGGGGGCGCCACACATTAGCATTGTCAG ATGTGGGACAGGTATGGGGTTGGGGCTATGGAGGTGAAGGACAGCTTGGCTTAGGCTCCAGGATTAAAATAGTGGCGTCTCCTCATCTTATACCTTGTCTGGATACTTCTTCACATGGACTGGACCGGAGTCTTGGGAGTCCTCAAGGAAGCATTACCACAGGGAGTCAGACGCGTAAAGCTTTGGGGAGCTACGTAAAGAGAATTGCTTGTGGTGGCCGGCATAGTGCAGTAATTACAG ATGCTGGGGTGCTGCTTACATTTGGCTGGGGATTGTATGGGCAG TGTGGATTAGGTAATACAAATGACGTGCTGAGGCCAACTTGTGTATCTTCTCTATTGAACACTAGAATAGAAGCCGTGGCAGGTGGATTATGGCATTCTGTGTGCTTATGTGATCGTGGCCGTGTCTATACTTTTGGGGGAAATCAGTTTGGCCAATTGGGTCTAGGCACAGGCACAGACCATGCAGAG ACATCACCTAGGCTTGTGGATGCCTCAGTACTGGAAAACAAGAATGCCAAGGTAGTGTCTTGTGGAGCTCGTCATAACGCCATAATGACAG AGGACAGCAAAGTGTATAGCTGGGGATGGAACAAGTATGGTCAA CTTGGCCTAGGTGATACGGTCGACCGTAACGATCCTTGTGAAGTGCCCGTCGATGATTGTACTCCGAAGAATGTAGCGTGTGGGTGGTGGCACACACTATTACTTGCTGAAAGTCCATGA